One Glycine max cultivar Williams 82 chromosome 6, Glycine_max_v4.0, whole genome shotgun sequence DNA segment encodes these proteins:
- the LOC100788157 gene encoding uncharacterized protein At4g26450 isoform X1, which produces MQARQRSPRGFYASEYRQQRDGGLGRGRRGGGDIFVEAGRLAAEYLVSQGLLPPNALPPPPKWQQNHKSPAEGGGRQSALTRLGSVDGRRKLGGFDEFGQKGGGRRRGSFNRSNGMDWGKEHRRNGSWSDRVRAGGGEDDDYESGGFTVRHQGEEDQHQYQYQYQQQHQNSVDDASVKSNSNLNEFVPRSEDGGDLNDKDRDKERVNAEVLEVKPSGVGKDASDVDMEVGVGNDLESVSVGLKEVKDGGSSDDDSERLRNVSAQLSDQENSSSGGVVANLVSLCKSVKVPTRRRSSVTRKNLKAENNPDGSGTAQDVGDLQVAEEVVPENESVKGSSSGDLLGEKSYDIVHVDADVAEVEPVHAAEDVKELDAVCKAGEVQYVTCQSGQDSGFMQDNNQESGATLPEYGGCSSLAEERGEKRVAEDDDDVREDNKKLREWVPSLVPKTGGGGYFLHSNPIEVKESSVEDEISHIDKVTMASDQGSLMSSGSQFTEGGDRPFLQCSEEKPSLLSSFRTCDLNLIEASEVHENHVDHPVLIYPPAVSETKKAVPIDIDLTMSHASVSGKFNTHATNGKEIEVIDLENDDSIQEEKSIDNMDRKTETMFPGLEGFSSHAQNAADMHDVQDGYGLMISELLGPDFPNCSSVPGDINSVHNEMGLQSGTGTLAEDDSIYMSLGELSFLRPWEQPPSQDYQKHF; this is translated from the exons ATGCAGGCCAGACAACGGAGTCCGCGAGGGTTTTACGCGTCCGAGTACCGCCAGCAGCGTGACGGAGGGCTGGGGAGAGGCCGGAGAGGCGGCGGCGACATTTTCGTTGAGGCAGGGCGGCTTGCGGCGGAGTATTTGGTCTCCCAGGGGCTGCTGCCGCCCAACGCGCTGCCGCCGCCGCCCAAGTGGCAGCAGAACCATAAGAGTCCGGCGGAGGGCGGCGGGCGGCAGTCGGCCCTGACGCGGCTCGGGAGTGTTGATGGGAGGAGGAAATTGGGTGGGTTTGATGAGTTTGGGCAGAAGGGAGGAGGGAGGAGGAGGGGGAGTTTCAACAGGAGCAATGGGATGGATTGGGGGAAGGAGCATAGGAGGAACGGGTCTTGGTCTGATCGGGTTCGTGCCGGTGGTGGTGAGGATGATGATTATGAGAGTGGTGGATTTACTGTTAGACACCAGGGTGAGGAGGATCAGCACCAGTATCAGTACCAGTACCAGCAGCAGCATCAGAATAGTGTTGATGATGCTTCGGTGAAATCGAATTCGAATTTGAATGAATTCGTGCCAAGGAGTGAGGATGGTGGTGATTTGAATGATAAGGATAGGGATAAGGAGAGGGTGAATGCTGAAGTGTTGGAGGTGAAGCCGAGTGGTGTAGGGAAAGATGCGAGTGATGTGGATATGGAGGTTGGTGTTGGTAATGATTTGGAGAGTGTGAGTGTTGGGCTTAAGGAGGTGAAAGATGGTGGCAGCAGCGACGATGATAGTGAGAGATTGAGGAATGTGTCTGCTCAGTTGAGTGATCAGGAGAATAGTAGCTCTGGTGGGGTTGTTGCTAATTTGGTTTCGCTGTGCAAGTCTGTTAAGGTGCCCACCAGGAGGCGATCTTCGGTTACGCGCAAGAATTTGAAGGCCGAGAACAACCCAGATGGGAGTGGGACTGCACAAGATGTCGGGGATCTTCAAGTAGCTGAGGAAGTGGTGCCTGAAAATGAGTCTGTTAAAGGATCCTCATCGGGTGATTTGCTAGGTGAGAAAAGTTATGATATAGTACATGTTGACGCGGACGTTGCCGAGGTGGAACCTGTTCATGCTGCTGAGGATGTGAAAGAATTAGATGCTGTGTGTAAAGCCGGGGAAGTTCAGTATGTAACATGTCAATCTGGTCAGGATAGCGGTTTTATGCAGGATAACAACCAAGAGTCTGGTGCTACACTACCAGAGTATGGAGGTTGCAGTTCCTTGGCTGAGGAACGTGGTGAAAAGCGTGTTGccgaagatgatgatgatgtgagGGAGGACAACAAGAAGCTGAGAGAATGGGTGCCTTCCCTTGTTCCTAAGACTGGAGGTGGGGGATACTTTCTGCATAGTAACCCAATTGAAGTGAAAGAGAGCTCAGTAGAAGATGAAATTTCACATATTGACAAAGTGACCATGGCTTCTGATCAGGGGAGCCTGATGAGTAGTGGTTCTCAGTTCACAGAAGGTGGAGATAGACCCTTTCTTCAATGTTCAGAGGAAAAGCCTTCTTTGCTGAGTTCGTTTAGAACCTGTGATCTGAATCTCATTGAAGCATCTGAAGTGCATGAAAATCATGTTGATCATCCAGTTCTGATTTACCCCCCTGCAGTTTCTGAAACAAAGAAAGCTGTGCCAATTGACATAGATCTGACCATGAGTCATGCTAGCGTATCAGGGAAATTCAATACTCATGCAACAAATGGCAAAGAGATTGAAGTAATTGATTTAGAAAATGATGATTCCATTCAAGAAGAGAAGTCAATCGACAATATGGATAGAAA GACAGAGACTATGTTTCCTGGCCTTGAAGGTTTTTCTAGCCATGCTCAAAATGCTGCTGACATGCATGATGTTCAGGATGGATATGGGCTTATGATATCAGAGTTGCTTGGGCCAGATTTCCCTAACTGTTCTTCAGTACCTGGTGACATAAACTCTGTGCACAATGAAATGGGCCTTCAAAGTGGAACG GGGACACTTGCTGAGGATGATTCCATATATATGTCGCTTGGAGAATTAA
- the LOC100788157 gene encoding uncharacterized protein At4g26450 isoform X2, whose translation MQARQRSPRGFYASEYRQQRDGGLGRGRRGGGDIFVEAGRLAAEYLVSQGLLPPNALPPPPKWQQNHKSPAEGGGRQSALTRLGSVDGRRKLGGFDEFGQKGGGRRRGSFNRSNGMDWGKEHRRNGSWSDRVRAGGGEDDDYESGGFTVRHQGEEDQHQYQYQYQQQHQNSVDDASVKSNSNLNEFVPRSEDGGDLNDKDRDKERVNAEVLEVKPSGVGKDASDVDMEVGVGNDLESVSVGLKEVKDGGSSDDDSERLRNVSAQLSDQENSSSGGVVANLVSLCKSVKVPTRRRSSVTRKNLKAENNPDGSGTAQDVGDLQVAEEVVPENESVKGSSSGDLLGEKSYDIVHVDADVAEVEPVHAAEDVKELDAVCKAGEVQYVTCQSGQDSGFMQDNNQESGATLPEYGGCSSLAEERGEKRVAEDDDDVREDNKKLREWVPSLVPKTGGGGYFLHSNPIEVKESSVEDEISHIDKVTMASDQGSLMSSGSQFTEGGDRPFLQCSEEKPSLLSSFRTCDLNLIEASEVHENHVDHPVLIYPPAVSETKKAVPIDIDLTMSHASVSGKFNTHATNGKEIEVIDLENDDSIQEEKSIDNMDRKTETMFPGLEGFSSHAQNAADMHDVQDGYGLMISELLGPDFPNCSSVPGDINSVHNEMGLQSGTGTLAEDDSIYMSLGELSMTDFY comes from the exons ATGCAGGCCAGACAACGGAGTCCGCGAGGGTTTTACGCGTCCGAGTACCGCCAGCAGCGTGACGGAGGGCTGGGGAGAGGCCGGAGAGGCGGCGGCGACATTTTCGTTGAGGCAGGGCGGCTTGCGGCGGAGTATTTGGTCTCCCAGGGGCTGCTGCCGCCCAACGCGCTGCCGCCGCCGCCCAAGTGGCAGCAGAACCATAAGAGTCCGGCGGAGGGCGGCGGGCGGCAGTCGGCCCTGACGCGGCTCGGGAGTGTTGATGGGAGGAGGAAATTGGGTGGGTTTGATGAGTTTGGGCAGAAGGGAGGAGGGAGGAGGAGGGGGAGTTTCAACAGGAGCAATGGGATGGATTGGGGGAAGGAGCATAGGAGGAACGGGTCTTGGTCTGATCGGGTTCGTGCCGGTGGTGGTGAGGATGATGATTATGAGAGTGGTGGATTTACTGTTAGACACCAGGGTGAGGAGGATCAGCACCAGTATCAGTACCAGTACCAGCAGCAGCATCAGAATAGTGTTGATGATGCTTCGGTGAAATCGAATTCGAATTTGAATGAATTCGTGCCAAGGAGTGAGGATGGTGGTGATTTGAATGATAAGGATAGGGATAAGGAGAGGGTGAATGCTGAAGTGTTGGAGGTGAAGCCGAGTGGTGTAGGGAAAGATGCGAGTGATGTGGATATGGAGGTTGGTGTTGGTAATGATTTGGAGAGTGTGAGTGTTGGGCTTAAGGAGGTGAAAGATGGTGGCAGCAGCGACGATGATAGTGAGAGATTGAGGAATGTGTCTGCTCAGTTGAGTGATCAGGAGAATAGTAGCTCTGGTGGGGTTGTTGCTAATTTGGTTTCGCTGTGCAAGTCTGTTAAGGTGCCCACCAGGAGGCGATCTTCGGTTACGCGCAAGAATTTGAAGGCCGAGAACAACCCAGATGGGAGTGGGACTGCACAAGATGTCGGGGATCTTCAAGTAGCTGAGGAAGTGGTGCCTGAAAATGAGTCTGTTAAAGGATCCTCATCGGGTGATTTGCTAGGTGAGAAAAGTTATGATATAGTACATGTTGACGCGGACGTTGCCGAGGTGGAACCTGTTCATGCTGCTGAGGATGTGAAAGAATTAGATGCTGTGTGTAAAGCCGGGGAAGTTCAGTATGTAACATGTCAATCTGGTCAGGATAGCGGTTTTATGCAGGATAACAACCAAGAGTCTGGTGCTACACTACCAGAGTATGGAGGTTGCAGTTCCTTGGCTGAGGAACGTGGTGAAAAGCGTGTTGccgaagatgatgatgatgtgagGGAGGACAACAAGAAGCTGAGAGAATGGGTGCCTTCCCTTGTTCCTAAGACTGGAGGTGGGGGATACTTTCTGCATAGTAACCCAATTGAAGTGAAAGAGAGCTCAGTAGAAGATGAAATTTCACATATTGACAAAGTGACCATGGCTTCTGATCAGGGGAGCCTGATGAGTAGTGGTTCTCAGTTCACAGAAGGTGGAGATAGACCCTTTCTTCAATGTTCAGAGGAAAAGCCTTCTTTGCTGAGTTCGTTTAGAACCTGTGATCTGAATCTCATTGAAGCATCTGAAGTGCATGAAAATCATGTTGATCATCCAGTTCTGATTTACCCCCCTGCAGTTTCTGAAACAAAGAAAGCTGTGCCAATTGACATAGATCTGACCATGAGTCATGCTAGCGTATCAGGGAAATTCAATACTCATGCAACAAATGGCAAAGAGATTGAAGTAATTGATTTAGAAAATGATGATTCCATTCAAGAAGAGAAGTCAATCGACAATATGGATAGAAA GACAGAGACTATGTTTCCTGGCCTTGAAGGTTTTTCTAGCCATGCTCAAAATGCTGCTGACATGCATGATGTTCAGGATGGATATGGGCTTATGATATCAGAGTTGCTTGGGCCAGATTTCCCTAACTGTTCTTCAGTACCTGGTGACATAAACTCTGTGCACAATGAAATGGGCCTTCAAAGTGGAACG GGGACACTTGCTGAGGATGATTCCATATATATGTCGCTTGGAGAATTAAGTATGACAGATTTTTATTAa